The following coding sequences lie in one Apium graveolens cultivar Ventura chromosome 1, ASM990537v1, whole genome shotgun sequence genomic window:
- the LOC141710535 gene encoding uncharacterized protein LOC141710535, giving the protein MAESSNQRLKLARLNKGKGNKRVRTNEWDGEGQNDSAEESDAEGSYNLEEYIEKCSKQNIIYERKRRSCSDGGYNIKPAPDAKPTLHLLKNGKGFMESKPKHLLSYIVKIRFDDKTIDTKGAQREAFLDGCIEEFKEYYNYPKGCGPETGDRVVRAQLKKNWKHIINPEKARLMAHVNELLKSGYREEEIDIKELKPHYFSQRAWNSLCAYWGTPRFETRSKNGKRARKMVEFTSRTGAKSFDQRREEIDAEREARGEDPIGE; this is encoded by the exons ATGGCTGAAAGCTCAAATCAGAGGCTGAAACTGGCGAGGCTAA ACAAGGGTAAGGGAAACAAGAGGGTCAGGACCAATGAATGGGATGGTGAAGGGCAAAATGATAGTGCTGAAGAGAGTGATGCAGAAGGGTCCTACAATCTGGAAGAATATATTGAAAAATGTAGTAAGCAGAATATTATATATGAGAGGAAAAGGCGCAGCTGTAGTGATGGGGGTTACAACATAAAACCAGCTCCAGACGCGAAGCCAACACTTCATTTGCTTAAGAATGGAAAAGG GTTCATGGAGTCTAAACCCAAGCACCTTTTGAGCTACATTGTGAAGATTAGATTTGATGATAAAACCATTGATACAAAGGGTGCTCAAAGGGAAGCTTTTTTAGATGGTTGTATCGAAGAGTTTAAA GAATATTATAACTATCCCAAGGGTTGTGGACCAGAAACAGGAGATAGAGTTGTGAGAGCACAATTAAAGAAAAATTGGAAGCATATCATTAATCCAGAGAAGGCACGCCTGATGGCGCATGTGAATGAATTATTGAAGAGTGGATATCGTGAAGAAGAAATTGATATTAAAGAGTTAAAGCCACATTACTTCTCTCAGCGAGCGTGGAATTCTCTCTGTGCTTATTGGGGAACACCCCGATTTGAAACGAGGTCCAAAAATGGAAAAAGGGCCAGAAAGATGGTGGAATTTACCTCCCGTACCGGGGCCAAATCATTTGATCAAAGACGGGAG GAAATAGATGCTGAAAGAGAGGCAAGGGGCGAAGATCCAATTGGTGAATAG